The sequence ACAGAGACGGTTTTTAATAAGGTTGCAAGAGAAAACGCCATCAAACTTCTTGGGTTGGAATAATAAATATCTGTACCACGAAAGTGTAATAAAAATATAGCAGAATTTATGTATATTATGAAAAGAAAAATAAAAAAAATAGGAGTTTTGACCTCCGGCGGTGATGCTCCAGGGATGAATGTAGCTATAAGATCTGTTGTAAGAACATCTATTGGAGCAGGACTTTCTATTGTTGGTATAGAAAAAGGTTTTAGAGGGGGATATGATAATTCGTTTATAGAACTTAATTCAAGAAGTGTAAGCGGGATTATCAATCAAGGCGGAACTTTTTTAAAGACTTTTAGGTTCCCAGAATTTGCTGAAAAAACGGTTAGAGTTAAGGTTTATGAGAACCTAAAAAAAACCGAGATAGATGGGTTGGTTGTTATAGGTGGTGATGGTTCTGCTAAAGGTGCTTTTAAATTTTCACAAGATTTTGATTACCCAGTAGTACTAATACCAGCCTCAATAGATAACGACCTTTATGGAACTGACTATACTGTTGGGTTTGATACAGCAGTAAATACTGCTGTTGATGCTGTTGATAAAATAAGGGATACTGCCACAAGCCATGA comes from bacterium and encodes:
- a CDS encoding 6-phosphofructokinase, producing the protein MKRKIKKIGVLTSGGDAPGMNVAIRSVVRTSIGAGLSIVGIEKGFRGGYDNSFIELNSRSVSGIINQGGTFLKTFRFPEFAEKTVRVKVYENLKKTEIDGLVVIGGDGSAKGAFKFSQDFDYPVVLIPASIDNDLYGTDYTVGFDTAVNTAVDAVDKIRDTATSHDRTFIVEVMGKEKGYFAIEVAVASGAEIAIVPEVVVDWNDVAETLKVQELMGKKSSIIILAEGAGKAQELASFLQDRFPNRQIRYSILGYIQRGGNPSYFTRVLATKLGSVAVEQLVLGKFPFMVGVKGSEVVYTHLKKVVSTSKLPDMEHLDLIRKMSI